Proteins from one Rosa chinensis cultivar Old Blush chromosome 7, RchiOBHm-V2, whole genome shotgun sequence genomic window:
- the LOC112178264 gene encoding uncharacterized protein LOC112178264: protein MAAMVNGQNTLKTLLIQNQQGQLNQALQPPWQQAHAYIPQPQAQFPIGGQPFQAQPQFGMANNYVQQPLNNNNGLGGQNPPRNGLTVEEIRRIYEETIGQAPRRIARPRYTKPYPERVENRDFPRGFKFPDFPLFSGDDYQSTIAHISQFTARCAEHSRDDDLKLKWFENSLTVPAHEWFINLAPNSIQNWADMERAFHEQFYRAEPEVTIADLAKMYQEAHESAQDFLDRFKAARNKCRVNLGELEFVRITQQGLNYELRKKYEGVDIRDIFELTTSVARYEAIIREETQARSSSKGTYYKNPTVHAIEVNFEGLKVEEEDSADINAAELFINKPVVCKALAKPTNPIKDKPQPITYHTKDGTPLRLTPTRTYTFDITKADIIFDQLLAEKVIKLPNGHVIPKANETRNKSYCKFHNSWKHSTNNCMVYRDALQDLIEKGKLKFPETSKPAQLVDTDPFPVNMVYVNFPRGHRRNWPNMNLSDPRAHKRYMFRDQRREQVYDS, encoded by the coding sequence ATGGCGGCTATGGTGAATGGTCAGAACACTTTGAAAACCTTGCTAATACAAAATCAACAAGGCCAACTCAACCAAGCACTTCAACCTCCATGGCAGCAGGCTCATGCTTATATTCCACAGCCTCAGGCACAATTTCCAATTGGTGGACAGCCGTTTCAAGCTCAACCTCAGTTTGGCATGGCCAACAATTATGTGCAACAGCCGCTGAATAACAACAACGGTTTAGGAGGACAAAATCCACCTAGGAATGGGTTGACAGTCGAAGAAATTAGGAGAATCTATGAAGAAACTATAGGGCAGGCTCCTAGGAGAATCGCCAGGCCGAGATACACCAAACCATATCCGGAAAGGGTTGAAAATAGAGATTTTCCGAGGGGATTCAAATTTCCTGACTTTCCTCTCTTCAGTGGAGATGATTACCAATCAACTATAGCACACATTTCTCAGTTCACAGCACGGTGTGCCGAACACTCTAGAGATGATGACTTGAAGCTGAAGTGGTTTGAAAACTCATTGACCGTCCCTGCACATGAGTGGTTCATTAACTTGGCACCTAATTCTATTCAAAACTGGGCCGACATGGAGAGAGCTTTCCATGAGCAATTCTATCGAGCTGAACCGGAAGTCACAATTGCCGATTTGGCAAAGATGTATCAGGAAGCACATGAATCAGCCCAAGATTTCTTAGACAGATTTAAGGCCGCAAGAAACAAGTGCAGAGTTAATTTGGGAGAGCTAGAGTTTGTCCGGATAACTCAACAAGGTCTAAATTACGAGTTGCGCAAGAAGTATGAAGGAGTTGATATTAGGGACATCTTTGAGTTAACTACTAGCGTGGCTAGATATGAGGCAATCATCAGAGAGGAGACTCAAGCTAGATCATCCTCAAAGGGAACTTATTATAAGAATCCTACTGTTCATGCGATAGAGGTCAATTTCGAAGGTTTGAAGGTCGAGGAAGAAGATTCGGCCGATATCAATGCTGCCGAATTGTTTATAAACAAGCCAGTGGTTTGTAAAGCCCTtgcaaagccaacaaacccaATCAAAGATAAACCTCAGCCGATAACCTACCATACCAAAGATGGCACACCTTTAAGATTGACACCTACCCGCACTTACACTTTTGATATCACAAAAGCTGACATAATTTTTGATCAACTCCTTGCtgagaaagtaattaaattgccAAACGGCCATGTTATACCTAAGGCCAATGAAACTAGAAATAAGTCTTATTGTAAATTTCACAATTCATGGAAGCATTCTACTAACAATTGTATGGTTTACCGTGATGCTTTGCAGGATCTCATCGAAAAAGGAAAGTTGAAGTTTCCAGAAACGAGCAAACCAGCTCAGCTTGTCGATACCGACCCTTTTCCAGTCAACATGGTGTACGTCAACTTCCCAAGAGGTCACAGGAGGAATTGGCCTAATATGAACTTGTCTGATCCTAGGGCCCATAAGAGGTATATGTTTCGTGACCAGAGGAGGGAGCAAGTTTATGACAGTTAG